One window of the Triticum dicoccoides isolate Atlit2015 ecotype Zavitan chromosome 3B, WEW_v2.0, whole genome shotgun sequence genome contains the following:
- the LOC119277573 gene encoding probable protein S-acyltransferase 16 produces MAGRPGYVTLPIISVFAAIGYVYYTAVFLAIPAWLGLATAAGVANVAAYTALALACVAAYGLVVTRDPGRVPPAFVPDVEDAETPLHEIKRKGGDLRYCQKCSHYKPPRAHHCRVCKRCILKMDHHCIWINNCVGHENYKIFLVFVLYAATASFYSLALMIGGAVHSVPKDEQSGIDSPRKSLVICGVFVCVMTLALSILLVWHVYLILHNKTTIEYHEGVRAMWLAEKAGNLYHHPYDLGVYHNIVSVLGPNMLCWFCPVSRNIGNGVRFRTSYDIPLSTLPSKAEKHLAMS; encoded by the exons ATGGCGGGGCGGCCGGGCTACGTCACGCTGCCGATAATCTCGGTGTTCGCCGCGATCGGGTACGTCTACTACACCGCGGTGTTCCTCGCGATCCCCGCGTGGCTGGGGCTCGCCACGGCCGCGGGGGTTGCCAACGTCGCGGCCTACACCGCGCTCGCGCTCGCCTGCGTCGCCGCCTACGGCCTCGTCGTCACGCGCGACCCGGGCCGCGTGCCGCCCGCCTTCGTGCCCGACGTAGAGGACGCCGAGACTCCCCTCCATGAGATCAAGCGCAAG GGTGGTGATTTGAGATACTGCCAGAAGTGTTCTCATTATAAACCTCCTCGCGCGCATCATTGTCGTGTCTGCAAGAGATGTATTCTGAAAATG GACCACCACTGTATTTGGATTAACAATTGCGTTGGGCATGAGAATTACAAAATTTTCCTCGTATTTGTGCTGTACGCTGCAACCGCAAGCTTCTATTCTTTG GCTCTGATGATTGGAGGCGCAGTGCATAGTGTGCCTAAAGATGAACAATCAGGAATTGATTCTCCAAGAAAATCGTTA GTTATTTGTGGTGTCTTTGTGTGTGTAATGACTTTGGCATTGTCTATCCTCTTGGTCTGGCATGTTTACCTCATCTTGCATAATAAAACTACTATTGAG TACCATGAAGGAGTTAGGGCAATGTGGTTGGCAGAAAAGGCTGGAAATCTTTACCATCATCCATATGATCTCGGTGTGTATCATAATATTGTTTCG GTCCTAGGCCCCAACATGCTATGCTGGTTCTGCCCTGTATCGAGGAACATAGGCAACGGCGTTCGTTTCCGCACATCATATGATATTCCGCTATCTACACTACCAtccaaagcagaaaagcatctggcaaTGTCTTGA
- the LOC119281716 gene encoding 31 kDa ribonucleoprotein, chloroplastic-like, with protein MIAVRMECLPQEMDGRPLTVYKTAATRGAQTEETPSPHPCRSESSSFKIYVDNLPWKVSNSNLKQLFSYYGEVVGAKVVYHRGREAGRSPFGFVTMATRQESENAIWHLNKQVWWGRKLRVQVAREEGTR; from the exons ATGATCGCAGTACGGATGGAGTGTCTTCCCCAG GAGATGGACGGCAGGCCCCTGACTGTGTACAAGACAGCTGCTACCAGAGGTGCCCAGACAGAAGAAACGCCGTCTCCCCACCCCTGTCGATCAGAGTCTTCTTCGTTCAAGATCTATGTGGACAATCTTCCCTGGAAAGTGAGCAACTCAAACCTGAAGCAGCTGTTCAGTTACTATGGTGAAGTGGTCGGTGCCAAAGTTGTTTACCACCGCGGAAGAGAAGCCGGGCGCTCCCCATTCGGTTTTGTCACGATGGCGACGCGGCAGGAATCGGAGAATGCCATTTGGCACCTCAACAAGCAG GTTTGGTGGGGACGCAAACTGCGAGTGCAAGTCGCAAGAGAGGAAGGGACACGGTGA